From a single Candidatus Lernaella stagnicola genomic region:
- a CDS encoding HAMP domain-containing sensor histidine kinase, with product MDPKQPERPTLTGDESVLFVAGARSDVPGGGKPLGERHMMLAMSATEALEMTPWECVGVGIIHENLPDMAGRELLRRLRHDHPDVRRILLVAGPDPNVAADVLENGDAHAVLTATDDVDQVLRTIESLAENQGPVTRYESRHGRTMPFNRLDDHQSIWQALISAERMADVGLLAAAVAHEVNNLIGGVRGFAQLAQMSGSLEDHERVVDVVFETSERAKTLAGDLLTIATRDPERQETASLAGVVQQVATLLQRSLRKQNIEINVDIHDRWMVHTQLGKFQQVLLHVMLSATSGMPRGGTLAIQSCHAEDGGITISLRDDGALFTEEEQQALFEPHAAALAPEGRLSGAGLAVCHEVMRQLGGSISGGNQPDGGVEMLLTLPKTARVGY from the coding sequence ATGGATCCGAAGCAACCTGAGCGACCGACTTTGACCGGCGACGAGAGCGTTTTGTTCGTCGCCGGCGCCAGAAGCGACGTGCCCGGCGGCGGCAAACCCCTCGGCGAGCGGCATATGATGTTGGCGATGAGTGCCACCGAGGCGTTGGAGATGACCCCGTGGGAGTGTGTGGGCGTCGGCATCATCCACGAAAACCTACCCGATATGGCCGGGCGGGAATTGCTGCGCCGTTTGCGGCATGACCATCCCGATGTGCGACGTATTCTGCTCGTCGCAGGACCTGATCCGAATGTCGCCGCCGACGTGCTCGAAAACGGCGACGCCCACGCGGTGCTGACCGCAACCGACGATGTGGACCAGGTCCTTCGTACGATTGAGTCACTTGCCGAAAATCAGGGACCGGTCACCAGATACGAATCACGGCACGGCAGAACCATGCCGTTCAACAGGCTGGATGACCACCAGTCCATCTGGCAGGCGCTGATAAGTGCGGAGCGGATGGCCGACGTCGGCCTGCTTGCCGCCGCCGTGGCCCACGAAGTCAACAACCTGATCGGCGGGGTCAGGGGTTTTGCCCAATTGGCGCAAATGTCGGGATCGTTGGAAGACCACGAGCGAGTCGTCGACGTCGTGTTTGAAACCAGCGAGCGAGCCAAAACACTGGCCGGCGATTTGCTCACGATCGCGACCCGCGATCCGGAACGGCAAGAAACCGCGTCTTTGGCCGGTGTCGTCCAGCAGGTTGCCACTTTGTTGCAGAGAAGCCTTCGAAAACAAAACATCGAGATCAACGTCGACATTCATGACCGGTGGATGGTCCATACGCAGTTGGGCAAGTTCCAGCAGGTATTGCTCCATGTGATGCTTAGTGCTACAAGCGGCATGCCAAGGGGAGGGACGCTGGCGATCCAAAGCTGCCATGCAGAGGACGGCGGAATAACGATCAGCTTGCGCGACGACGGCGCATTATTCACCGAAGAAGAACAGCAAGCGCTATTCGAGCCGCATGCCGCCGCGCTTGCCCCAGAGGGGCGACTTTCCGGGGCCGGATTGGCCGTCTGTCACGAGGTGATGCGGCAACTCGGGGGATCGATTTCCGGTGGCAACCAACCCGACGGCGGTGTAGAAATGCTTCTAACGTTACCGAAAACGGCGCGGGTCGGATACTAA
- a CDS encoding response regulator, translated as MIKRILIVEDDPAISHSFAAFLKRKGYDVECAVDGVEGLRRLRKSAFDLVVSDIMMPRLNGLDFLAAVKEESADLPVVMVTGFAELETAITAMKKGAVDFVTKPFSYDQMEHNIRRILRSSPVTYLHDDDDGLHARLNRKVRELSILYTINEALENADRIDDLFTTITELAREITEAQSCAFYIADQENALYYLKNQSPERDKDTRPPFFSLDAAIAEHLKMEHALTWAGPHETAFYRDAAPKDTDVDSLLIAPLYVRNESFGILAVENRNGKNGRFTASDINFIHILLKKAALHIENNALCETIYKNLVDTLQSLVTTLEAKDKYTERHSHRVTQISLLIARRLGCSAEEINTLQFAAALHDIGKIGISDAILQKAGRLTDTEYEIIKQHPVIGERILQPLGMLPHEKAVIRHHHERWDGNGYPDGLAGRDIPYLARIVSLADAYDAMTSDRVYRKRLSHETALAEIKRNAWYQFDGNMVEAFFSICQDQDRALEHIMAKSA; from the coding sequence ATGATCAAGAGAATACTTATCGTTGAAGACGACCCGGCAATCAGCCACTCTTTTGCCGCTTTCCTCAAACGCAAAGGCTATGATGTCGAATGTGCCGTCGACGGCGTCGAAGGCTTGCGGCGGCTTCGCAAATCCGCCTTCGATTTGGTTGTCAGCGACATCATGATGCCGCGCTTGAACGGTCTGGATTTCTTGGCGGCCGTGAAGGAGGAATCGGCTGACCTGCCCGTGGTCATGGTGACCGGCTTCGCCGAACTGGAAACCGCGATCACCGCCATGAAAAAGGGCGCGGTGGATTTTGTCACGAAGCCCTTTAGCTACGATCAAATGGAACACAATATTCGCCGCATTTTACGAAGTAGTCCGGTGACGTACCTCCACGACGACGACGACGGTCTCCACGCTCGCTTGAACCGCAAGGTCCGTGAACTGTCGATCCTCTACACGATCAACGAGGCCCTCGAAAACGCCGACCGAATCGACGACCTATTCACTACCATCACCGAATTGGCCCGCGAAATCACCGAGGCGCAAAGCTGCGCGTTCTACATCGCCGATCAGGAAAACGCGCTGTACTATCTCAAAAACCAGTCGCCCGAACGGGACAAAGATACTCGACCGCCTTTCTTTTCCTTGGACGCCGCCATCGCCGAGCATCTGAAGATGGAGCATGCCCTGACTTGGGCCGGCCCTCACGAAACGGCGTTTTATCGCGACGCCGCGCCCAAGGATACCGATGTCGATTCGCTCCTGATCGCGCCGTTATATGTTCGCAATGAAAGCTTCGGTATTCTTGCGGTTGAGAATCGGAACGGGAAAAACGGCCGTTTCACAGCCAGCGATATTAATTTCATACACATCCTGCTGAAAAAAGCCGCACTGCATATTGAGAACAACGCCCTTTGCGAAACTATTTACAAAAACCTTGTCGATACTCTGCAATCCCTGGTCACCACGCTTGAAGCCAAGGACAAATATACCGAGCGGCATTCGCACCGCGTTACCCAGATATCCCTGCTCATCGCTCGGCGACTCGGCTGCAGCGCAGAGGAAATTAATACCCTGCAATTCGCCGCCGCGTTGCACGATATCGGTAAGATCGGCATTTCCGACGCCATCCTGCAAAAGGCCGGCCGCTTGACGGATACCGAATACGAAATCATCAAGCAGCATCCCGTCATCGGCGAGCGCATCCTACAGCCCCTGGGTATGCTGCCCCACGAAAAGGCGGTCATTCGCCATCACCACGAACGGTGGGATGGAAACGGCTACCCCGATGGTTTGGCGGGACGCGATATTCCGTATCTGGCGCGGATCGTGAGCCTGGCCGACGCGTACGACGCTATGACTTCGGATCGTGTCTACCGCAAACGCTTATCGCACGAGACGGCGCTGGCGGAAATCAAGCGTAACGCTTGGTATCAGTTCGACGGCAATATGGTGGAGGCTTTCTTCTCGATCTGCCAAGACCAAGACAGGGCGCTGGAACATATCATGGCGAAAAGCGCCTAG
- a CDS encoding PilZ domain-containing protein — protein sequence MQDGYPGPSKKDRQDVRVRDMLRLRVEVIDPQVKQEALDRIALERLTTGLDDPVYHSQRMEQEMQSRERLSNNALNNRLAAIEAKLDALVNYLTQRDMEETWGPVQPVNISAGGVMFPFDQSVEAGTLLKIALLMQTMPPHPIVCVSEVIRTRDPDPSWGSEKAFRIAARFVDIDPEDRDRIVRRVFEVQRMFLRLARERGETSPDMTRDNLDDFLVGDEDTP from the coding sequence ATGCAAGACGGTTACCCCGGCCCCTCCAAAAAAGACCGCCAAGACGTCCGTGTTCGCGACATGTTGCGCCTAAGGGTGGAAGTCATTGATCCGCAGGTCAAGCAAGAAGCGCTGGACCGTATCGCCTTAGAGCGCCTCACCACAGGCCTGGACGACCCTGTCTACCACTCCCAGCGAATGGAACAGGAAATGCAGTCCCGCGAGCGCCTGTCCAACAACGCGCTGAACAATCGCCTGGCGGCCATCGAGGCGAAGCTCGACGCATTGGTCAACTACCTCACGCAACGCGACATGGAAGAGACCTGGGGACCGGTTCAACCGGTCAACATCAGCGCCGGCGGCGTCATGTTTCCCTTCGATCAAAGCGTTGAAGCCGGCACGTTGTTGAAAATCGCATTGCTGATGCAAACCATGCCGCCACACCCCATCGTATGCGTATCCGAAGTCATTCGCACGCGCGATCCCGACCCGAGTTGGGGTAGTGAAAAAGCCTTCCGCATCGCGGCGCGTTTTGTCGATATCGATCCGGAAGATCGCGACCGTATCGTCCGCCGTGTATTCGAAGTGCAACGAATGTTCTTGCGCTTGGCGCGCGAGAGAGGTGAAACCAGCCCCGATATGACACGCGACAACTTGGATGACTTTCTCGTCGGTGACGAGGACACTCCATGA
- a CDS encoding sigma-54 dependent transcriptional regulator: MTIAAAPSAKILLVDPKPERRDELAASLAGKGFEIGAAGTGSDGLERFREGPYDLVITGIQDDELDGLVLLREVRAIVPSTMGVVISRDSSPEEALEAMKWGAFDYVTEPYNFEELLIIVHRALQHQRLLTENVSLKDQLRQKYRFESIVGDSRPMHEVFRLIEKVADSDSTVLVCGESGTGKELVARALHYNSKRKQRYLIPVNCGAIPETLLESELFGHVRGAFTGATTNRIGRFEAANGGTLFLDEIGDMSPVLQIKLLRVLQEHEFEPVGSTKSRKVDVRIIAATNRNLDEMVETGEFREDLYYRLSVIPLVIPPLRDRRDDIPLLINHFIDVFCRQKKRPPFVVSPDVSEVFLRYDWPGNVRELENLVERLVILTEGDRITLEDLPEKYLNGRVAVIGDSLEIPDDGIDFNAMVNDYENKLIAAAMIKARGNKNAAARLLGLKRTTLVEKIKKKGLSFE; encoded by the coding sequence ATGACGATCGCCGCCGCGCCCAGCGCGAAAATCCTCCTTGTCGATCCTAAACCGGAACGGCGCGACGAACTCGCGGCGAGCCTCGCCGGGAAGGGTTTCGAAATCGGCGCCGCCGGTACCGGTTCGGACGGTCTCGAACGCTTCCGTGAGGGTCCCTACGATCTGGTGATCACCGGAATTCAAGACGATGAGCTTGACGGTCTCGTGCTGCTTCGTGAAGTGCGGGCTATCGTGCCGAGCACTATGGGTGTGGTGATAAGTCGCGATTCGTCACCCGAGGAAGCGCTCGAAGCCATGAAATGGGGTGCGTTCGATTACGTTACCGAACCCTACAACTTCGAAGAACTGCTGATCATCGTTCACCGCGCCCTGCAACACCAGCGATTGCTGACCGAGAACGTTAGCCTCAAAGACCAACTTCGTCAGAAATATCGCTTCGAAAGTATTGTCGGCGACTCGCGTCCCATGCACGAAGTGTTTCGGCTGATCGAAAAGGTCGCCGACTCCGACTCGACCGTGCTCGTCTGTGGCGAATCGGGCACCGGCAAGGAATTGGTCGCGCGAGCGCTGCATTACAACTCCAAACGCAAGCAGCGTTACCTGATACCGGTCAACTGCGGCGCCATTCCAGAGACGTTGTTGGAATCAGAACTCTTCGGTCACGTCAGAGGCGCCTTCACCGGGGCGACAACCAACCGCATCGGGCGATTTGAGGCGGCCAACGGCGGCACCTTGTTCCTGGACGAAATCGGGGACATGAGCCCCGTTCTGCAAATCAAACTCCTGCGTGTTTTGCAGGAGCACGAATTCGAGCCGGTGGGTTCCACCAAGAGCAGAAAAGTCGACGTGCGCATTATCGCCGCCACGAATCGCAATCTGGACGAAATGGTCGAAACCGGCGAGTTCCGGGAAGACCTCTACTACCGCTTGTCGGTCATCCCGCTGGTCATTCCGCCGTTGCGGGACCGCCGCGACGACATTCCGCTTCTGATAAACCACTTCATCGACGTCTTTTGCCGGCAGAAAAAGCGGCCCCCGTTCGTCGTTTCGCCGGACGTGAGTGAAGTTTTCCTCCGCTACGATTGGCCCGGCAACGTTCGCGAACTCGAAAACCTGGTAGAGCGGCTGGTGATTCTTACCGAAGGCGACCGGATCACGCTCGAGGATCTGCCGGAAAAATATCTCAACGGGCGCGTCGCGGTCATCGGCGATTCGTTGGAGATCCCCGACGACGGAATTGACTTCAATGCCATGGTCAATGATTACGAGAACAAATTGATCGCTGCGGCGATGATCAAGGCGCGAGGTAATAAAAATGCCGCGGCTAGGTTGCTTGGTCTGAAACGGACCACCCTCGTGGAAAAAATCAAAAAGAAAGGGCTTTCCTTCGAGTAA
- a CDS encoding SDR family oxidoreductase → MARMKGKVVLITGGARGIGLATAENFAKAGSTLVLTDLNDESLQAAKHQLAKYKVPVETFVCNVSNRAEVEKTIQAVIAGHGGIDVLINNAGVGHMGELAETSFDAWHLLMDVNFWGPLHHIYAVLPNMIERGGGRIVNVSSGQAFLQLPTWGAYSAIKAALGVFSEVLHWEVRKHDIVVTTVYPYMVNTGLYDEIEGDTFFGKMAMKLLPLYSQSAETVGRIVFQAVRRGKRVENVSFFNSLFKTARFFSPIGNTISWVSNAFLSKDADEADVNGSSTG, encoded by the coding sequence ATGGCAAGGATGAAGGGCAAAGTCGTATTGATCACCGGCGGCGCGCGCGGCATCGGCCTGGCGACGGCGGAGAACTTCGCGAAAGCGGGCAGCACGCTGGTGCTGACCGACCTCAACGACGAGTCACTGCAAGCGGCAAAGCATCAACTGGCAAAATACAAGGTGCCGGTCGAAACATTCGTATGCAACGTCAGCAACCGCGCCGAGGTCGAGAAAACCATTCAGGCGGTCATCGCCGGGCACGGCGGTATTGACGTGTTGATCAACAACGCCGGCGTGGGCCACATGGGCGAACTGGCCGAGACTTCCTTCGATGCCTGGCACCTGCTGATGGACGTGAACTTTTGGGGACCGTTGCATCACATTTACGCCGTGCTGCCCAACATGATCGAACGGGGCGGCGGGCGCATCGTCAACGTTTCTTCGGGACAAGCGTTTCTACAATTGCCGACCTGGGGCGCGTATTCGGCGATCAAGGCGGCCTTGGGCGTGTTTTCCGAAGTGCTACATTGGGAAGTGCGCAAGCACGACATCGTCGTTACGACGGTGTATCCTTACATGGTTAATACCGGCCTATACGACGAAATCGAGGGCGACACCTTCTTCGGCAAGATGGCTATGAAACTCCTGCCGCTCTATTCTCAATCGGCCGAGACGGTGGGGCGCATCGTCTTCCAAGCGGTGCGGCGCGGCAAGCGGGTGGAGAACGTCAGTTTCTTCAATTCGCTTTTCAAAACGGCGCGTTTCTTCTCGCCGATCGGCAACACGATCAGTTGGGTATCGAATGCCTTCTTGTCCAAGGATGCGGACGAAGCGGATGTAAACGGATCGTCGACGGGCTGA
- a CDS encoding tetratricopeptide repeat protein — translation MYRSSTPITVLLMAMAFAVAVTSSAVAERGAVSTSVRELLPYETVYYEIQLPADQAEVLRDIGFDRFTQQMENGEVVRALDEAWLTALRIPALRAEPAFNLLIAEMYFRLGVNRPAIQFELAKPMYEKLMRRHPRWVNQPLVAFRLATIYDRQGFASDALAHYGLLIEWYPGDPIADAARLGMVMSSLRDGRLGDTEQQAVAILETSHDAQIRYHATLGLAVAHQRQRQYQVATDDFNGVVNWPEDLTLLEDFEMFAFADALRETGDYVRARRALLTFIERFPLADDRPLAIYDLAEIAREQHRFEEAVTGYQYLIENAPDRRPGTEAKMILARLRLAAFDQAKDEIAEQLLLQVREQNYYFDLNQKATLDLARYYLRTGKPLATISLAGEVFDNPLDITLATQAISLVADAFNRIVASYPDNPLLVTKVFNRYRKYLSAPSLPAPTYEKLGRILYENLQPDTLTELATNSPLGARFPRRSAFFAALAERLRGNPAGAAAHLRRLLAMKTETPAKAKKAKGKAATHQRDPLNFEARLLLSRMEFESGRIREALVQVKRARESAGDNLQTGRAELATGIYLMAGKAPASAVAHFHRASELLGEVTDAQPLAYWQQRAAFGWADALFQAGDRSAAKPAFQAVLERKPPAPAAGMARLRLAQIARAAGEEIPLSQVEKVEENPEFWVESDITMEKHYRWLQENEKRFNDMPLWERLL, via the coding sequence TTGTATCGATCCAGTACACCAATCACTGTTTTGCTGATGGCCATGGCGTTCGCTGTGGCCGTTACCTCGTCGGCGGTCGCCGAGCGGGGAGCGGTGTCTACTTCGGTCCGCGAATTGCTGCCCTACGAAACCGTCTACTACGAAATCCAGCTACCGGCGGATCAGGCCGAGGTGCTGCGCGACATCGGTTTCGATCGCTTCACGCAACAGATGGAGAACGGTGAGGTTGTGCGCGCCCTGGACGAGGCTTGGCTGACGGCTTTGCGGATTCCGGCTTTGCGGGCCGAGCCCGCGTTCAACCTGCTGATTGCCGAGATGTATTTTCGCCTCGGCGTCAACCGTCCAGCCATCCAGTTCGAGTTGGCCAAACCTATGTACGAGAAGCTGATGCGCCGGCACCCCCGCTGGGTGAACCAGCCGCTCGTCGCCTTCCGCCTCGCCACGATCTACGACCGTCAGGGTTTCGCTTCCGACGCGTTGGCGCACTACGGATTATTGATTGAGTGGTACCCGGGCGATCCGATCGCCGACGCCGCCCGCCTGGGAATGGTCATGTCCAGCCTTCGTGACGGTCGCCTTGGCGACACCGAACAACAAGCCGTCGCGATTCTGGAAACTTCCCACGACGCTCAAATTCGCTATCACGCTACCCTCGGCCTTGCGGTGGCGCACCAGCGTCAGCGCCAGTACCAGGTTGCAACCGACGATTTCAACGGCGTAGTCAACTGGCCGGAAGACCTAACGCTGTTGGAAGATTTCGAAATGTTCGCTTTCGCCGATGCCCTGCGGGAAACCGGCGATTACGTGCGCGCCCGCCGGGCCTTGCTCACCTTCATCGAGCGTTTCCCGCTCGCCGACGATCGCCCGTTGGCCATCTACGATCTGGCGGAGATCGCGCGCGAACAGCATCGCTTCGAAGAAGCTGTCACCGGCTACCAGTATTTGATCGAGAACGCTCCCGATCGGCGCCCGGGAACAGAAGCAAAAATGATTCTCGCGCGGCTACGGCTTGCCGCTTTTGATCAGGCCAAGGATGAGATCGCCGAACAACTGTTATTGCAAGTTCGCGAGCAAAATTATTATTTTGATTTGAATCAGAAGGCGACTCTCGATCTGGCTCGTTATTACCTGCGCACCGGCAAGCCGTTAGCCACTATTTCCCTGGCCGGAGAGGTGTTCGACAACCCGTTGGACATCACACTGGCGACCCAAGCCATTTCCCTGGTTGCCGACGCCTTCAATCGCATCGTGGCCAGTTATCCCGACAACCCCTTGTTGGTGACCAAGGTTTTCAACCGGTACCGCAAGTATCTGTCGGCACCCTCCTTACCGGCGCCGACGTACGAAAAACTCGGCCGCATCCTGTACGAAAATCTGCAACCCGACACGCTGACGGAACTGGCGACAAACAGCCCGCTGGGTGCGCGTTTCCCTCGCCGGTCGGCGTTCTTCGCCGCGCTCGCCGAACGCCTGCGCGGCAATCCCGCGGGGGCCGCCGCTCACCTGCGGCGTCTGCTGGCGATGAAGACCGAAACTCCGGCGAAAGCCAAAAAGGCAAAAGGAAAAGCCGCGACCCACCAACGCGATCCGCTGAACTTCGAAGCGCGCCTGCTGTTATCGCGCATGGAGTTCGAAAGCGGCCGTATCAGGGAGGCTCTTGTCCAGGTCAAGCGCGCCCGCGAATCAGCCGGCGATAATCTGCAAACCGGACGCGCCGAATTAGCCACCGGCATTTACTTGATGGCCGGCAAAGCGCCCGCGTCGGCCGTTGCTCACTTCCACCGGGCGAGCGAATTGCTCGGTGAAGTTACCGACGCGCAACCGCTGGCATACTGGCAGCAGCGGGCCGCCTTCGGGTGGGCCGACGCGTTGTTCCAAGCTGGTGACAGGTCGGCCGCGAAACCAGCGTTTCAGGCGGTGTTGGAACGTAAGCCGCCCGCGCCGGCAGCCGGCATGGCCCGCCTGCGGCTGGCTCAAATCGCTCGCGCCGCGGGCGAGGAGATTCCCCTCTCGCAAGTCGAGAAGGTCGAAGAGAATCCCGAGTTTTGGGTCGAAAGCGATATCACGATGGAAAAGCACTATCGTTGGTTACAGGAGAACGAAAAACGATTCAACGATATGCCCCTGTGGGAGAGGTTGTTGTGA
- a CDS encoding response regulator, protein MSKALRILVVDDERMYRTLLEKTLTAEEYLVETAGDGREAIDRISRTHFDIVLTDLAMPNISGIEVLKAAKAKDATTVVVIITGFASLDTALAAIRDGVYDYITKPFQIEEIRLTIANARDRILLERESAQLAAKLSKAYEMIESLTQNKQEFDAKVLEIEAQLASRQQTINEGMKRLRGFHDRVLPVQFRVAGEENGSAGSSNDAVVQKLREATQLHKQGMIDDDEFRLLKKRILGN, encoded by the coding sequence ATGAGTAAAGCCCTGCGGATATTGGTTGTCGACGACGAGCGAATGTATCGCACGTTGCTCGAAAAAACCCTGACGGCCGAAGAGTACCTTGTGGAGACCGCAGGGGACGGCCGGGAGGCTATCGACCGCATTTCCCGCACGCATTTCGACATCGTCCTCACCGATTTGGCGATGCCGAACATCAGCGGCATCGAGGTACTCAAAGCCGCCAAAGCTAAAGACGCGACCACGGTCGTGGTGATCATCACGGGATTCGCCAGTCTCGATACCGCGTTGGCCGCCATCCGCGACGGTGTTTACGATTACATCACGAAGCCTTTTCAAATCGAAGAAATCCGCCTGACAATCGCCAACGCGCGCGACCGTATCTTGCTGGAAAGAGAGAGCGCGCAACTCGCCGCAAAGTTATCGAAGGCTTACGAGATGATCGAATCGCTGACTCAAAACAAGCAGGAATTCGACGCCAAGGTTCTGGAAATCGAAGCCCAATTGGCCAGCCGCCAACAGACCATCAACGAGGGTATGAAGCGGCTGCGTGGATTCCACGACCGGGTATTGCCGGTGCAGTTCAGGGTGGCCGGCGAAGAAAACGGCTCGGCCGGCAGCAGCAATGACGCCGTCGTGCAAAAGCTTCGGGAAGCGACCCAGTTGCACAAACAGGGGATGATCGACGACGACGAATTCCGCCTGCTTAAGAAAAGAATTCTAGGGAATTAA
- a CDS encoding ATP-binding protein — protein sequence MPEVDPKLLQEAFESFMATSKLMEKAYHELQAKVEQLNLELEEKNKELAAQLEATEHARAQVSDVLASLHLAVVVFDAEGKLARINRAGQELFGVREEAAIGLGLVEVFAIKFNGITGLPTWSDSAGLMAEFEVGSLDDPPGRVLRCSTHRMRGMDGGEGRILLAEDITDAVVKRAAAARHQRLAAMGELAVQIVHQIRNPMGSIELFASMLQRDLATQPEMADVAGKVQQGIRSLNLIVSNLLSFAKGAEPVVQLIDFRHLLESAVAEIDVQLLQNNISMATEIDPEATFISVDPDLWRQVMLNLMINATQAMAGGGELNVQTRRSQNGGGLPVTQVIIGDTGSGIPSGIREQVFNPFFTTKERGAGVGLALVHNIVRAHGGSIEFDSVEGGGTTFTITLPG from the coding sequence ATGCCGGAAGTCGATCCGAAGCTGCTGCAGGAAGCGTTCGAAAGCTTCATGGCCACCAGCAAGCTGATGGAGAAGGCCTACCACGAACTTCAGGCAAAGGTCGAACAACTCAACCTCGAACTCGAGGAAAAAAACAAGGAATTAGCGGCGCAGCTCGAAGCCACCGAACATGCCCGAGCTCAGGTCTCGGACGTTTTGGCCAGCCTTCATCTGGCTGTGGTGGTGTTCGACGCCGAGGGCAAACTTGCGCGCATAAACCGCGCCGGCCAGGAATTATTTGGGGTTCGTGAGGAAGCCGCAATCGGCTTGGGCCTGGTCGAAGTGTTTGCCATCAAGTTCAACGGGATTACCGGACTGCCGACATGGAGTGATAGCGCGGGCCTCATGGCCGAATTCGAGGTCGGCAGTCTGGACGATCCCCCTGGACGCGTGCTGCGCTGCTCGACTCACCGCATGCGCGGCATGGATGGCGGCGAGGGGCGTATCCTGCTCGCCGAAGACATTACCGATGCCGTGGTCAAACGCGCCGCCGCCGCGCGCCACCAACGCCTGGCCGCGATGGGTGAACTGGCGGTGCAGATCGTGCATCAAATTCGAAACCCAATGGGTTCGATCGAACTGTTCGCCTCGATGCTGCAACGCGATCTGGCCACACAACCCGAAATGGCCGATGTGGCCGGCAAGGTTCAGCAGGGAATTCGCAGTTTGAATCTCATCGTCAGTAACCTGCTGTCGTTCGCCAAGGGCGCCGAACCGGTTGTGCAATTAATTGATTTTCGCCATTTACTGGAATCAGCGGTCGCTGAAATCGACGTCCAATTGCTGCAAAACAACATCAGTATGGCAACCGAAATCGACCCGGAAGCGACATTTATCAGCGTCGACCCAGACCTGTGGCGGCAGGTGATGCTCAATTTGATGATCAACGCCACGCAGGCGATGGCCGGGGGTGGCGAACTAAACGTGCAGACTCGGCGGTCCCAAAACGGCGGCGGCTTACCCGTCACGCAGGTGATCATCGGTGATACCGGCTCGGGCATTCCGAGCGGCATTCGGGAACAGGTCTTCAACCCGTTTTTTACGACCAAGGAGCGCGGCGCCGGCGTCGGACTGGCGCTTGTTCATAACATCGTGCGCGCCCACGGCGGATCCATCGAGTTCGATAGTGTCGAGGGTGGCGGAACCACATTTACAATTACCTTGCCTGGATAA
- a CDS encoding TetR/AcrR family transcriptional regulator has product MKREKRDQERKAKTRRRLLDAAATVFVEHGYHATLISQIVAEARVGQGTFYRYFHDKRHIFAELLEDFFGTLLAQFDAMSQRLPQDAAEYREASLQAIWTAADILDDHIALARLFIREGPSIDREFAQRMEDVYATFAGVAAALLEHAIEQGFGRPSDAKIVGQCLVGMTLRLIDSAWGEGALQHVDKKEMIKQAVDFAFHGIGVFPPTSGRSGAALS; this is encoded by the coding sequence ATGAAACGGGAGAAACGAGATCAAGAGCGTAAGGCGAAGACACGTCGCCGGCTCTTGGATGCGGCGGCGACGGTGTTCGTGGAGCACGGTTACCACGCCACATTGATTTCACAAATCGTCGCCGAGGCCCGCGTTGGCCAGGGCACGTTTTATCGTTACTTCCACGACAAGCGGCACATTTTCGCCGAGCTGCTGGAAGATTTTTTCGGGACTCTTCTCGCGCAGTTCGACGCCATGTCGCAACGCCTGCCCCAAGACGCCGCGGAATATCGTGAGGCATCGTTGCAGGCCATCTGGACAGCCGCGGACATCCTGGACGATCACATCGCCCTCGCCCGCCTTTTCATCCGCGAAGGCCCGTCGATCGACCGCGAATTCGCCCAGCGTATGGAAGATGTCTACGCCACGTTCGCCGGTGTCGCGGCGGCCCTCTTGGAACACGCCATCGAGCAGGGATTCGGTCGACCGAGCGACGCGAAAATCGTCGGTCAATGTCTGGTGGGTATGACTTTGCGATTGATCGACAGCGCTTGGGGCGAAGGCGCGCTGCAGCACGTGGACAAAAAAGAAATGATCAAACAGGCCGTGGATTTCGCGTTCCATGGCATTGGTGTTTTCCCTCCCACGTCGGGGCGATCCGGCGCGGCACTATCTTAA